From Eriocheir sinensis breed Jianghai 21 chromosome 37, ASM2467909v1, whole genome shotgun sequence, one genomic window encodes:
- the LOC127008295 gene encoding LEM protein 2-like isoform X2: MATLDSTRLEVNGLDVTQLDDDELYTRLQDLGSPVGPIVATTRSVYEKKLYVLLGGHLPDSPTFNGDIEQEDEEEDYSDSEPEVAKESPKQTRNRVVTETSHKRVTTTSSAASPSTSQFMDIRRRVLVSGDDATDSSEVVYNPDVHTPSPRPSLRTVSSSTSETTSYRRVFNNTASNSRSAAVAGTDTVDSGPGKVSLCLRLLVKLLFLALLIAAALYFYQNSPSESPFKAIEELARQAIEAAAGEEAEGAPETVGQPAAAAPPPAKEPEVTN, translated from the exons GCTACCCTGGACTCAACCCGCCTGGAGGTCAATGGCCTGGATGTCACCCAGCTGGACGATGACGAGCTGTACACCCGCCTCCAGGACCTTGGCTCACCTGTTGGCCCCATCGTAG CCACCACGCGGTCGGTGTACGAGAAGAAGCTGTACGTGCTGCTGGGCGGGCATCTACCTGACTCACCCACCTTCAACGGGGACATagagcaggaggacgaggaggaggactacTCTGACAGTGAGCCGG AGGTCGCAAAAGAGTCGCCGAAGCAGACCCGCAACAGAGTGGTGACCGAGACCTCGCACAAAAGAGTCACAACCACTTCCTCCGCCGCCAGCCCCTCAACCTCGCAGTTCATGGATATTCGCAGGAGAGTGCTGGTCTCAG GGGATGACGCCACAGACTCATCGGAAGTAGTGTACAACCCAGATGTGCACACGCCCTCCCCCCGACCCTCCCTGCGCACtgtgtcctcctccacctcagaaACCACGTCCTACCGCAGAGTGTTCAACAACACTGCAAGCAACTCAAG GTCTGCAGCTGTTGCAGGGACAGACACCGTTGACAGTGGCCCTGGGAAGGTGTCTTTGTGCCTGCGGCTCCTCGTCAAACTCCTTTTCTTGGCTCTCCTGATAGCTGCTGCTCTCTATTTTTACCAG AATAGCCCATCTGAGAGTCCTTTTAAGGCCATTGAGGAGCTGGCACGGCAAGCCATTGAGGCGGCCGCAGGGGAGGAAGCAGAAGGCGCCCCTGAGACTGTGGGCCAACCAGCTGCTGCGGCCCCGCCACCTGCAAAGGAGCCGGAAGTGACCAACTAA